A window from Rhinoraja longicauda isolate Sanriku21f chromosome 26, sRhiLon1.1, whole genome shotgun sequence encodes these proteins:
- the znhit3 gene encoding zinc finger HIT domain-containing protein 3 isoform X1 — protein MMMMMRRRRSQSMDWTAIRLTAVVQPAWRGRAQGMDGGPPPLPGCSVGCYKKHKGDCKAQESGSVSSISEVGGITWQDHKDDISGEDLESDRVPFEKLKRLGESEELKSLLCNPHLRQLLLTIDRAEDKGSIMKSAMQEPIFVEFADRCLQTVEPPVKDITDS, from the exons atgatgatgatgatgaggaggaggaggtcccAGTCTATGGATTGGACGGCAATTAGACTCACCGCAGTGGTGCAGCCGGCCTGGCGGGGCAGGGCCCAGGGGATGGACGGCGGCCCTCCACCGTTGCCGGG TTGTTCTGTGGGATGCTACAAGAAACACAAGG GTGATTGCAAAGCACAAGAGTCTGGTTCAGTGTCATCGATTTCAGAAGTGGGGGGAATAACATGGCAAGACCACAAAG ATGACATATCGGGTGAAGATTTAGAATCTGATCGGGTACCATTTGAAAAATTGAAACGATTGG GAGAATCGGAGGAATTGAAGAGTTTACTGTGCAATCCCCATCTTCGACAATTACTATTGACAATAGACAGAGCAGAAGATAAAGGAAGCATCATGAAATCAGCTATGCAAGAACCTATTTTTGTGGAATTTGCTGATCGCTGTCTACAAACAGTAGAACCACCAGTAAAAGACATTACTGATTCCTAG
- the znhit3 gene encoding zinc finger HIT domain-containing protein 3 isoform X2: MKLCGVCEEQAPKYRCPICDLRYCSVGCYKKHKGDCKAQESGSVSSISEVGGITWQDHKDDISGEDLESDRVPFEKLKRLGESEELKSLLCNPHLRQLLLTIDRAEDKGSIMKSAMQEPIFVEFADRCLQTVEPPVKDITDS, encoded by the exons ATGAAGCTCTGCGGCGTGTGCGAGGAGCAGGCTCCGAAATACCGCTGTCCTATCTGCGACCTGCGCTA TTGTTCTGTGGGATGCTACAAGAAACACAAGG GTGATTGCAAAGCACAAGAGTCTGGTTCAGTGTCATCGATTTCAGAAGTGGGGGGAATAACATGGCAAGACCACAAAG ATGACATATCGGGTGAAGATTTAGAATCTGATCGGGTACCATTTGAAAAATTGAAACGATTGG GAGAATCGGAGGAATTGAAGAGTTTACTGTGCAATCCCCATCTTCGACAATTACTATTGACAATAGACAGAGCAGAAGATAAAGGAAGCATCATGAAATCAGCTATGCAAGAACCTATTTTTGTGGAATTTGCTGATCGCTGTCTACAAACAGTAGAACCACCAGTAAAAGACATTACTGATTCCTAG